Below is a window of Populus alba chromosome 2, ASM523922v2, whole genome shotgun sequence DNA.
GGACTCAACCCTTGTATGGAATGTACGCAGGCGCTGAGAGTGGCTACCAGCTTCTGTGTTGCTGGATGGCTAGCCATCTACTTTGCTCAGGTTTGTGTCGTCTTAATTTCAGAAGCAAAAGGGATTATTTTTCCCCAGACATTATCTTATTTCTTGTTACCCTCTCAATTAATACAAAACAGGGGGTTCTGGCGTTGGACCTCGGGAGACTGGCAACAGGTTATGGAATGGGAGTCTTTTCTTATGTGGTAGAATTTTAATCTTCTCGCATTTGCTTCTCAACATGCCTCTACACATAAACCACATCATGTCACTAATGAATTCGATAATGATGTTGACATCTTGACAAGGTACCTGTTTTTATTGCTGAAATTGCACCCAAGAGTCTTAGAGGAGCACTAACAGCtacaaatcaggtaaagatatGCTTCTGACAGAACTTGAGAAATGTATCTTTTCAAATGATAACATAATTTCACAAGCTGTGGTGTGTTATGAAGGGACATCAACTTTCTAAATTACGTTTTCTATTGAGGCTTAGTTGGACGGAGcagatatttaatatataatgtaAACCAAAATGTAATGGGACAAGGATCCTCTCTAATCCTATCATCTCATGATGCAGCTTATGATCTGCGGTGGAGTGTCTGTTGCATTCATAATAGGAACCGTACTGACATGGAGGGCTTTGGCATTGACTGGTATTCCTTGATCTATTGCCTACTCAATCATCACGGGATCAAGAATGGCcattatttttcagaaaatttaAATGGTTGAgtagaaaacactaaaaatatttgTAGAGCAGGACGCTTACCTCTAGAGTGCTTGCAGGGCTTGTTCCTTGTGCAATCCTGGTTTTTGGCCTGTTTCTGATTCCCGAATCTCCCAGATGGCTGGTAACGAACAGCAATTGAATACACACACTgcatccacacacacacacacgcatatACATAATGAAAATGGCGTTGTTACAGGCAAAGAGAGGACGTGAAGAAGAGTTTCAAAAAGCTCTACAAAAGCTTCGTGGCAAGGAAGCTGATATATCTCAGGAGGCAACTGAAATCAAGGTTCTTATCTGAAATCTGTATTCTGCATGCTGTTAATGTAGTAGCAATTTGAAGAAAAGTATGATGAGTTTTATGCTTTTGTGACAGGACTACATAGAAACTCTTGAACGGCTCCCAAAAGCCAGATTCCTAGATTTGTTTCAAAGAAGATACCTCCGCTCAGTCATTGTATTATTCCCTTTTGCAACCTTCGAATcctatatttctttattttccagTTTGCCTCACCAGAaaggatttatttttcatgaactcTGATAGTCAATTGATACATTTTATGCCAATTTGATCAGATAGGAGTAGGACTGATGGTCTTTCAACAATTTGGAGGAATCAATGGGGTCTGCTTTTATGTCAGCAATATTTTTGAGTCAGCAGGTAAAGAGGTCTTGATAAACATTACTATCAAAGGAGATACATGGTCCCTGCCCTTTCCACCAAACAGGGaactaaacataaaattttatgtcCACCCTGCTTTCAAGTCAGCAGGCCAATATTTGATGCGCATATAGCATAAATAAAAGTTAGGGTTATCAAATCCTAAGATTAGAGCCCTCAACATTGTTTaggaatagaaaaaatttataatattttatataaagtctGAACAATGTGAGTTTGAATCCCTAACAATAAATTAGACATTCCGATTTATACTAGTTCTAGAACTAGAATCCTATATAGAAAAAGCATGTCTGATTAACACTTGCCTAACTAATAGAATCCATCTAGTGTTAGGATTCCTAATTAGTAAAAtcctaattaaatagaaaaaataatccaaatagaACAAggtacataaaaataatcttacaCGGTAATTTCCATCCTGAAAGCCTTCCTGATCTTTGATGATAATAGAATTTTAACCCAGTAGAAAATAAAGCCTTCATACAGAACATCAAATAATTCAAGCTTTTTTGCTGATACTTTCTAGAATGTTTTGATTCTCCATTGGTACTCTAATATTTGAAATTCTGAATTATTTCAGGATTTTCTCCCAGTCTTGGTACCATAATCTATGCCATTCTTcaggtttctttctttcagtaATTTTGTTAACTTCAAGAAATCAAAATGTCATAGTCCAATAGCagtacattgaaaaaaaaattattttgtaggtTGTGGTTACTGCCCTCAACACAACCGTAATAGATAAAGCTGGAAGAAAGCCTCTATTACTGGTAAATTTCTGTCCAACGCAGTTAGCTCTGGAAATTTCATCTTGACTCATCACCCTTCAGGTATTGAAAGTTAATTTATCTATGCATTCCAGGTTTCTGCATCAGGACTGATTCTTGGCTGTATAATAACTGCGATTTCATTCTACCTAAAGGTTATTGCTAACTTTAGACCTCATAAATTCAATGTCTCTCTCAAATACTGACATGTAAAAGTGACCTTCTGCAAAACTAGGTTAATGAATTGGCAACCAAATCAGTCCCGGCACTTACTTTAACTGGCATACTGGTAATTATaatcattttcaaataatatttctctTGAGATCATTCTCCAACTATGTAACTTCTCATTTACGTATCTTTGATAAATACTTTTGGTTCAGCTATATATCGGCTCATTTTCAGCAGGAATGGGTGCAGTTCCATGGGTAATAATGTCTGAGGTAATCTAAGTTCCAAGATGAAAATTCCATCTATGAATTCATTATTCCACCCAAAAAAGACAATTGTCTTTTGTTGCAGATATTTCCAATAAATATTAAGGGAGTGGCTGGAAGCTTAGCAACACTTGTGAACTGGTTTGGTGCATGGGCGATTTCCTACACTTACAACTACCTTATGTCCTGGAGCTCCTATGGTaaacaaatctaaaacttaTTCAACAAAACGATGCAAAACTTTAGCATAATACAAAGAATCAATTTATTGGCAACCAGCTagcaagataaataaataaaggaagaacTGAAATAAATACCAAGAGCTACTTAGTAGTTTTTAAGAACAATATCAAGATGtgcaaaattgaaaacatttagTTTCAAAGACAGCTCTGGTTCACAAAGCAGTTAGTTAAATTATACAACAATGGTTTTCAGGTACCTTCATTCTTTATGCTGCAATCAACGCGCTGGCTATAGTATTTGTGGTCACGGTGGTGCCAGAAACAAAAGGGAGAACTCTGGAGCAAATCCAAGCAGCCATTAATACATAGAGAAATACACAGGATGTATTGAATACATTTATTTCACGGGAATAAAGACCCTTACCCAGATATGATCTACTCTGATGAACCATTTACCCCTTTTGAGGGCAACCAGAAGAAATTTTGGAAAATACTTCCTAGCATGAAGTACGATGCTTTTCACATAAACAACTCAGTCGGATAGGTAGTACAACCTTGGTATCTTCTGTGATTTTGTATTCAAAACTGCTGCTTTTTTTTTGCCCCTCTTTCACTCAGTAAATTATGAACAGAACATCAACTGTTAATATATAAACAGCATGCCCATAAGTGGAATGATCAGgtgaaaaaagaagcaaaaagacAACATTAATATCCAAATTACAATCtctgataattttatttctgcTCCCAATTTAGTTCTGGCAGACTATATACAATCTCGTTCTAAAACCCAGTATCATGAGTCGCTCAGATTTCAATACTAAGCATTAATacatt
It encodes the following:
- the LOC118044171 gene encoding sugar transporter ERD6-like 7; the encoded protein is MGIQEDLEQCKNRGEHEEVREPLMDKTNHSGEQDGSFAQSSSKESVWMVYLSTFVAVCGSFAFGSCAGYSSPTENAVREDLSLSLAEYSVFGSILTFGAMIGAITSGTIADFIGRKGALRVATSFCVAGWLAIYFAQGVLALDLGRLATGYGMGVFSYVVPVFIAEIAPKSLRGALTATNQLMICGGVSVAFIIGTVLTWRALALTGLVPCAILVFGLFLIPESPRWLAKRGREEEFQKALQKLRGKEADISQEATEIKDYIETLERLPKARFLDLFQRRYLRSVIIGVGLMVFQQFGGINGVCFYVSNIFESAGFSPSLGTIIYAILQVVVTALNTTVIDKAGRKPLLLVSASGLILGCIITAISFYLKVNELATKSVPALTLTGILLYIGSFSAGMGAVPWVIMSEIFPINIKGVAGSLATLVNWFGAWAISYTYNYLMSWSSYGTFILYAAINALAIVFVVTVVPETKGRTLEQIQAAINT